In a single window of the Maniola jurtina chromosome 4, ilManJurt1.1, whole genome shotgun sequence genome:
- the LOC123864876 gene encoding ADP-ribosylation factor-like protein 16, protein MDDPEKKISVLCLGPKGSGKTTLLKKLQEAEGIDYTYSPVPTIGTNIYDVHYLNKAGKKQVLSIREVGGEMAPLWSNYFEGVEKIIYVVDTSNLCQISAAAVMLYTLLAEPKLKKAKFILVLSKMDAAYRQMRNEALLMLQYARLSTELQNKPILLEVSPLTGAGLDTLRTHLAETKRITPPVN, encoded by the exons ATGGACGATCCTGAAAAGAAAATTTCTGTTCTCTGCCTTGGACCCAAGGGGTCGGGGAAAACGACTCTACTGAAGAAGCTGCAGGAAGCCGAAGGGATTGATTACACTTACAGTCCTGTACCAACAATTGGGACAAATATATACGATGTCCACTACTTAAACAAAGCTGGGAAGAAACAAGTGCTTTCGATTCGGGAAGTTGGTGGTGAAATGGCACCACTTTGGAGCAATTACTTCGAGGGTGTAGAAAAA ATAATATATGTTGTGGACACGTCGAACCTTTGCCAAATCTCCGCTGCCGCTGTTATGCTCTACACCTTGTTAGCTGAACCGAAATTAAAGAAGGCAAAG ttTATTTTAGTCTTAAGCAAAATGGATGCAGCGTACAGACAAATGCGTAACGAAGCACTGCTAATGCTACAATACGCTCGACTCAGCACTGAACTCCAGAATAAGCCCATTTTACTAGAAGTCTCACCGCTGACAGGCGCAGGACTGGATACCCTACGCACTCACCTCGCAGAAACAAAACGCATCACGCCGCCTGTAAACTAA
- the LOC123864872 gene encoding zinc finger protein 613-like isoform X1: MDISNLCRSCMKEVASWEKENFDGRAVEMFCFCTNIKIMEDIKLPKQFCYDCTIKIESCYTFIKEAQNVNITLKNIASRSETSIIIEPDSLKSHTIEPTKLRLTLPDYKLSIGVSNYVEQDIYEDTDYTHTETAILTNDMQIASKETAISCNSNINKSISRNNKIEIDNIIHIDMLKRDSMKVESMNRNDNIKVDESKKENTVKYSLQKRDAPIKLNISKRDSTIKFDTSKRDGTIKGDESKRDSTIDDTNKSVCPVCRKGFTSKKWFSKHMEKEHSGHKYTCAHCPKSFSKPFQLAYHATSHSDERKFACNTCGKCFKRRKQLAEHARGHSDVRPYACDKCAMRFKLKSVLKCHMKVHEDVKQYLCSYCGWGFSHAHNLEVHVRTHTGAKPHACAVCGFRAAAASSLRRHARRHSDTRLYVCNHCRKAFTDKSGLARHTRTHTGELPYKCPGCARAFADSWKRKTHLMRAHRLALADIPRMRRDGQTLVDGARP, translated from the exons ATGGACATATCTAACTTATGCCGTAGTTGTATGAAAGAGGTAGCTTCTTGGGAGAAAGAGAACTTCGATGGAAGAGCCGTggaaatgttttgtttttgtacgaaTATTAAG ATAATGGAAGATATAAAGCTACCGAAACAGTTCTGCTATGATTGCACTATCAAAATAGAGTCTTGCTACACATTCATAAAAGAAGCACAAAATGTCAACATAACTCTCAAAAACATAGCTTCGAGAAGCGAAACAAGTATCATTATTGAACCAGATTCTCTAAAAAGTCACACAATCGAACCAACTAAACTAAGATTGACTTTACCAGACTATAAACTGTCTATTGGTGTTAGTAATTATGTTGAACAGGACATTTATGAAGATACCGACTATACACATACCGAAACTGCAATACTAACCAATGATATGCAAATTGCATCAAAAGAAACTGCAATATCTTGCAATTCTAATATTAATAAGAGTATatctagaaataataaaatagaaatagacaACATTATTCATATTGATATGTTAAAAAGAGATAGCATGAAAGTTGAAAGTATGAATAGAAATGATAATATAAAAGTAGATGAGtcaaaaaaagaaaacactGTAAAATACAGTTTGCAAAAACGAGACGCCCCTATTAAACTTAATATATCAAAAAGAGATAGCACTATAAAATTTGATACTTCAAAAAGAGATGGCACTATAAAAGGTGATGAATCAAAACGAGATAGCACTATAGATGACACAAACAAGAGTGTTTGTCCAGTTTGTAGGAAAGGGTTCACATCTAAGAAGTGGTTTTCGAAGCACATGGAGAAGGAACATTCAGGGCATAAGTACACTTGTGCACACTGTCCAAAAT CATTCTCCAAACCGTTCCAATTGGCGTACCATGCAACATCACACTCAGATGAAAGGAAGTTTGCCTGCAACACCTGTGGGAAGTGCTTCAAGAGACGCAAACAGCTGGCGGAGCACGCTCGGGGACACTCTGACGTCAGGCCCTACGCTTGTGACAAATGTGCCATGAG gttCAAACTGAAAAGCGTGCTGAAATGTCATATGAAGGTACACGAAGATGTCAAGCAGTACTTGTGTTCTTATTGTGGATGGGGCTTCAGCCATG CCCACAACTTAGAGGTGCACGTGCGTACGCACACGGGTGCTAAACCGCACGCGTGTGCGGTTTGCGGTTTCCGTGCGGCGGCCGCGTCGTCGCTGCGGCGTCACGCGCGGCGCCACTCCGACACCCGTCTCTACGTGTGCAACCACTGCAGGAAGGCCTTCACAGACAAGAGCGGACtg GCTCGTCACACGCGTACACACACGGGCGAGTTGCCGTACAAGTGTCCGGGGTGCGCGCGCGCATTCGCCGACAGCTGGAAGCGAAAGACGCACCTCATGCGCGCGCACCGCCTCGCGCTTGCAGACATCCCGCGCATGCGCCGCGACGGACAAACACTCGTCGATGGCGCGCGTCCTTAG
- the LOC123864872 gene encoding zinc finger protein OZF-like isoform X2, with translation MDISNLCRSCMKEVASWEKENFDGRAVEMFCFCTNIKIMEDIKLPKQFCYDCTIKIESCYTFIKEAQNVNITLKNIASRSETSIIIEPDSLKSHTIEPTKLRLTLPDYKLSIGVSNYVEQDIYEDTDYTHTETAILTNDMQIASKETAISCNSNINKSISRNNKIEIDNIIHIDMLKRDSMKVESMNRNDNIKVDESKKENTVKYSLQKRDAPIKLNTSKRDGTIKGDESKRDSTIDDTNKSVCPVCRKGFTSKKWFSKHMEKEHSGHKYTCAHCPKSFSKPFQLAYHATSHSDERKFACNTCGKCFKRRKQLAEHARGHSDVRPYACDKCAMRFKLKSVLKCHMKVHEDVKQYLCSYCGWGFSHAHNLEVHVRTHTGAKPHACAVCGFRAAAASSLRRHARRHSDTRLYVCNHCRKAFTDKSGLARHTRTHTGELPYKCPGCARAFADSWKRKTHLMRAHRLALADIPRMRRDGQTLVDGARP, from the exons ATGGACATATCTAACTTATGCCGTAGTTGTATGAAAGAGGTAGCTTCTTGGGAGAAAGAGAACTTCGATGGAAGAGCCGTggaaatgttttgtttttgtacgaaTATTAAG ATAATGGAAGATATAAAGCTACCGAAACAGTTCTGCTATGATTGCACTATCAAAATAGAGTCTTGCTACACATTCATAAAAGAAGCACAAAATGTCAACATAACTCTCAAAAACATAGCTTCGAGAAGCGAAACAAGTATCATTATTGAACCAGATTCTCTAAAAAGTCACACAATCGAACCAACTAAACTAAGATTGACTTTACCAGACTATAAACTGTCTATTGGTGTTAGTAATTATGTTGAACAGGACATTTATGAAGATACCGACTATACACATACCGAAACTGCAATACTAACCAATGATATGCAAATTGCATCAAAAGAAACTGCAATATCTTGCAATTCTAATATTAATAAGAGTATatctagaaataataaaatagaaatagacaACATTATTCATATTGATATGTTAAAAAGAGATAGCATGAAAGTTGAAAGTATGAATAGAAATGATAATATAAAAGTAGATGAGtcaaaaaaagaaaacactGTAAAATACAGTTTGCAAAAACGAGACGCCCCTATTAAACTTAAT ACTTCAAAAAGAGATGGCACTATAAAAGGTGATGAATCAAAACGAGATAGCACTATAGATGACACAAACAAGAGTGTTTGTCCAGTTTGTAGGAAAGGGTTCACATCTAAGAAGTGGTTTTCGAAGCACATGGAGAAGGAACATTCAGGGCATAAGTACACTTGTGCACACTGTCCAAAAT CATTCTCCAAACCGTTCCAATTGGCGTACCATGCAACATCACACTCAGATGAAAGGAAGTTTGCCTGCAACACCTGTGGGAAGTGCTTCAAGAGACGCAAACAGCTGGCGGAGCACGCTCGGGGACACTCTGACGTCAGGCCCTACGCTTGTGACAAATGTGCCATGAG gttCAAACTGAAAAGCGTGCTGAAATGTCATATGAAGGTACACGAAGATGTCAAGCAGTACTTGTGTTCTTATTGTGGATGGGGCTTCAGCCATG CCCACAACTTAGAGGTGCACGTGCGTACGCACACGGGTGCTAAACCGCACGCGTGTGCGGTTTGCGGTTTCCGTGCGGCGGCCGCGTCGTCGCTGCGGCGTCACGCGCGGCGCCACTCCGACACCCGTCTCTACGTGTGCAACCACTGCAGGAAGGCCTTCACAGACAAGAGCGGACtg GCTCGTCACACGCGTACACACACGGGCGAGTTGCCGTACAAGTGTCCGGGGTGCGCGCGCGCATTCGCCGACAGCTGGAAGCGAAAGACGCACCTCATGCGCGCGCACCGCCTCGCGCTTGCAGACATCCCGCGCATGCGCCGCGACGGACAAACACTCGTCGATGGCGCGCGTCCTTAG
- the LOC123864872 gene encoding zinc finger protein 84-like isoform X3 codes for MDISNLCRSCMKEVASWEKENFDGRAVEMFCFCTNIKIMEDIKLPKQFCYDCTIKIESCYTFIKEAQNVNITLKNIASRSETSIIIEPDSLKSHTIEPTKLRLTLPDYKLSIGVSNYVEQDIYEDTDYTHTETAILTNDMQIASKETAISCNSNINKSISRNNKIEIDNIIHIDMLKRDSMKVESMNRNDNIKVDESKKENTVKYSLQKRDSTIKFDTSKRDGTIKGDESKRDSTIDDTNKSVCPVCRKGFTSKKWFSKHMEKEHSGHKYTCAHCPKSFSKPFQLAYHATSHSDERKFACNTCGKCFKRRKQLAEHARGHSDVRPYACDKCAMRFKLKSVLKCHMKVHEDVKQYLCSYCGWGFSHAHNLEVHVRTHTGAKPHACAVCGFRAAAASSLRRHARRHSDTRLYVCNHCRKAFTDKSGLARHTRTHTGELPYKCPGCARAFADSWKRKTHLMRAHRLALADIPRMRRDGQTLVDGARP; via the exons ATGGACATATCTAACTTATGCCGTAGTTGTATGAAAGAGGTAGCTTCTTGGGAGAAAGAGAACTTCGATGGAAGAGCCGTggaaatgttttgtttttgtacgaaTATTAAG ATAATGGAAGATATAAAGCTACCGAAACAGTTCTGCTATGATTGCACTATCAAAATAGAGTCTTGCTACACATTCATAAAAGAAGCACAAAATGTCAACATAACTCTCAAAAACATAGCTTCGAGAAGCGAAACAAGTATCATTATTGAACCAGATTCTCTAAAAAGTCACACAATCGAACCAACTAAACTAAGATTGACTTTACCAGACTATAAACTGTCTATTGGTGTTAGTAATTATGTTGAACAGGACATTTATGAAGATACCGACTATACACATACCGAAACTGCAATACTAACCAATGATATGCAAATTGCATCAAAAGAAACTGCAATATCTTGCAATTCTAATATTAATAAGAGTATatctagaaataataaaatagaaatagacaACATTATTCATATTGATATGTTAAAAAGAGATAGCATGAAAGTTGAAAGTATGAATAGAAATGATAATATAAAAGTAGATGAGtcaaaaaaagaaaacactGTAAAATACAGTTTGCA AAAAAGAGATAGCACTATAAAATTTGATACTTCAAAAAGAGATGGCACTATAAAAGGTGATGAATCAAAACGAGATAGCACTATAGATGACACAAACAAGAGTGTTTGTCCAGTTTGTAGGAAAGGGTTCACATCTAAGAAGTGGTTTTCGAAGCACATGGAGAAGGAACATTCAGGGCATAAGTACACTTGTGCACACTGTCCAAAAT CATTCTCCAAACCGTTCCAATTGGCGTACCATGCAACATCACACTCAGATGAAAGGAAGTTTGCCTGCAACACCTGTGGGAAGTGCTTCAAGAGACGCAAACAGCTGGCGGAGCACGCTCGGGGACACTCTGACGTCAGGCCCTACGCTTGTGACAAATGTGCCATGAG gttCAAACTGAAAAGCGTGCTGAAATGTCATATGAAGGTACACGAAGATGTCAAGCAGTACTTGTGTTCTTATTGTGGATGGGGCTTCAGCCATG CCCACAACTTAGAGGTGCACGTGCGTACGCACACGGGTGCTAAACCGCACGCGTGTGCGGTTTGCGGTTTCCGTGCGGCGGCCGCGTCGTCGCTGCGGCGTCACGCGCGGCGCCACTCCGACACCCGTCTCTACGTGTGCAACCACTGCAGGAAGGCCTTCACAGACAAGAGCGGACtg GCTCGTCACACGCGTACACACACGGGCGAGTTGCCGTACAAGTGTCCGGGGTGCGCGCGCGCATTCGCCGACAGCTGGAAGCGAAAGACGCACCTCATGCGCGCGCACCGCCTCGCGCTTGCAGACATCCCGCGCATGCGCCGCGACGGACAAACACTCGTCGATGGCGCGCGTCCTTAG
- the LOC123864873 gene encoding dual specificity protein phosphatase MPK-4-like produces MAKQIADVQIHASDELEDDNLDVSVDLIDDGLYLGNLACARDSKTLEQLKITHILTIDLVPLPRSILERSTLTFKYIKLADVPKEDLISHLPESNDFIKQAVASGGTVLVHCYFGVSRSAAFVIAYVMEKYSLCYEDAFLLVKAKRRFIGPNVGFVAQLKLFGHMGYTINRDDPRFKQFRLKMAGQKLKQVKILPQLFADLVKPDPGLIRERPDPIVYRCKKCRRIVASQSNIIPHLPKQVKIDLAKKNIRPPPSKLTGLTCAENGQLLIEKLKSLACQIMDTSAEREDSSDDSAGKSCPASEEGPSQVLDGYSENNMVDASIVPRDAPEICRLMWFVEPMSWMKDVPRCPQGKLHCPKCQNKIGSFSWVMGCKCPCGQKVAPAFYLVPSKVEWSNIVQNVQVTV; encoded by the exons ATGGCTAAACAAATAGCTGACGTGCAAATCCATGCTTCTGACGAGTTAGAAGATGATAACTTGGACGTTAGTGTGGACCTCATTGATGATGGACtctatttag GCAACTTGGCTTGTGCACGAGACTCCAAGACCCTAGAACAGCTAAAGATAACTCACATCCTCACTATTGACTTAGTGCCATTGCCTAGAAGCATCTTAGAGCGCTCCACTCTCACCTTCAAGTATATTAAAT TGGCTGACGTGCCAAAAGAAGACCTTATAAGTCACTTGCCAGAGAGTAATGACTTCATTAAGCAAGCTGTTGCCAGCGGAGGAACAGTTCTTGTGCATTG TTACTTTGGCGTATCACGCTCAGCGGCCTTCGTGATAGCATACGTAATGGAAAAGTATAGCCTCTGCTACGAAGACGCCTTTCTCCTGGTGAAGGCGAAACGTCGCTTCATCGGCCCAAACGTGGGCTTCGTGGCCCAACTGAAACTTTTTGGGCATATGGGTTATACCATCAACAGGGATGATCCGAGGTTTAAACAGTTCCGGTTGAAAATGGCTGGTCAGAAGTTAAAACAAG TCAAAATCCTGCCTCAATTGTTTGCGGACCTAGTAAAACCAGATCCGGGTCTCATCCGGGAGAGACCAGATCCGATCGTGTACCGGTGCAAGAAATGTCGCCGCATCGTCGCTAGCCAGAGCAATATCATTCCACACTTACCCAAACAG GTGAAGATAGACCTGGCCAAAAAGAACATCCGTCCCCCGCCGAGCAAGCTGACCGGTCTGACGTGCGCCGAGAACGGCCAGCTGCTCATAGAGAAGCTCAAGAGTCTCGCGTGCCAGATCATGGACACCAGCGCCGAGCGCGAGGACTCCAGCGACGACAGCGCGGGCAAGAGCTGCCCAGCCAGTGAAGAGGGACCCAGCCAG GTGTTAGATGGCTACAGTGAAAACAACATGGTCGACGCCAGCATAGTACCGCGAGATGCGCCAGAGATCTGTCGGCTGATGTGGTTCGTGGAGCCGATGAGCTGGATGAAGGACGTGCCTCGCTGTCCGCAGGGCAAGCTGCACTGCCCCAAGTGCCAGAACAAGATCGGCAGCTTCAGTTGGGTCATGG gatgCAAATGCCCCTGCGGTCAAAAAGTGGCCCCCGCGTTCTACCTGGTGCCTTCAAAGGTGGAGTGGTCGAACATTGTACAAAACGTACAGGTTACTGTATAA